Proteins from one Ricinus communis isolate WT05 ecotype wild-type chromosome 9, ASM1957865v1, whole genome shotgun sequence genomic window:
- the LOC8278765 gene encoding probable acyl-CoA dehydrogenase IBR3 produces the protein MALRTSDLLKPVQAAHEFDRDALLRYISSNVADCPVSPSTFVVQQFGHGQSNPTFLLEAANGVAVKRYVLRKKPPGKLLPSAHAVDREYMVLRALGEHTNVPAPKVYCLCTDATVIGTAFYIMEYLEGRIFVDPKLPGVAPLRRRAIYLETARVLAALHTADVDSIGLGKYGRRDNYCKRQVERWAKQYIASTGEGKSPRYPKMLDLTHWLQQNIPPEDSLGASAGIVHGDFRMDNVVFHPIEDRVIGILDWELSTLGNQMCDVAYSCMAYLVDINLDNQQLCKGFERTGIPDGIPSQAEYLAEYCSASGKPWPANQWKFYVAFGMFRGASIYAGVHSRWIMGNATGGERARNAGNQANGLIDFALDFISKKSVLPDQPPSAPIGRIYTAQFGKENEVQGFSEEGGRFVPSEKVLGLRRKLIKFMEDHIYPLENEFYKLAQSSSRWTVHPEEERLKAMAKKEGLWNLWIPLDSAERARKLIFNGSNSAVSNNTHDQLLGAGLSNLEYGYLCEIMGRSVWAPQVFNCGAPDTGNMEVLLRYGNKEQLLEWLIPLLEGKIRSGFAMTEPQVASSDATNIECSIRRQGDSYIINGKKWWTSGAMDPRCRVLIVMGKTDFTAPQHRQQSMILVDVQTPGVHIKRPLMVFGFDDAPHGHAEISFENVRVPAKNILLGEGRGFEIAQGRLGPGRLHHCMRLIGAAERGMQLMVQRALNRRAFGKLIAEHGSFRSDIAKCRVELEKTRLLVLEAADQLDRLGNKKARGTIAMAKVAAPNMALKVLDMAMQVHGAAGLSSDTVLAHLWATARTLRIADGPDEVHLGTIAKLELQRAKL, from the exons ATGGCCTTACGTACATCTGACTTGTTAAAACCCGTTCAAGCAGCTCACGAATTTGATCGCGACGCCTTACTTCGCTACATCTCTTCTAACGTCGCTGATTGTCCTGTTTCTCCTTCGACCTTCGTCGTCCAACAG ttcgGGCATGGACAATCAAACCCTACGTTTCTGTTGGAAGCTGCTAATGGAGTCGCTGTTAAACGATACGTTTTGAGGAAGAAGCCACCTGGCAAATTGCTTCCGTCTGCTCATGCCGTGGACAGAGAGTATATG GTTCTGCGAGCGCTAGGTGAGCACACAAATGTTCCAGCTCCAAAAGTGTACTGTTTGTGTACAGATGCAACTGTAATTGGAACTGCATTTTACATTATGGAGTATTTGGAAGGACGCATTTTCGTTGACCCCAAGTTACCG GGAGTAGCACCTCTGAGGAGGAGGGCAATATACCTTGAAACTGCAAGAGTGCTGGCTGCTCTTCACACTGCCGATGTGGATTCTATTGGTTTAGGGAAATATGGACGCCGTGATAATTATTGTAAACGACAG gtAGAGAGATGGGCCAAACAATACATTGCTTCAACTGGTGAGGGTAAATCTCCTAGATATCCCAAGATGTTGGATCTCACTCATTGGTTACAGCAAAATATTCCTCCTGAAGATTCCTTGGGAGCATCAGCCGGAATAGTTCATGGAGATTTTCGCATGGATAATGTTGTATTTCATCCCATTGAG GATCGGGTGATTGGTATTCTTGACTGGGAATTATCTACTCTTGGAAACCAGATGTGTGATGTTGCATACAGCTGTATG GCTTATCTTGTGGATATTAACCTTGATAATCAACAATTATGTAAAGGCTTCGAACGTACTGGAATTCCAGACGGAATCCCTTCGCAAGCAGAATATCTGGCAGAATACTGCTCTGCCTCT GGAAAGCCATGGCCAGCCAATCAATGGAAGTTCTACGTTGCCTTCGGTATGTTTCGTGGGGCATCTATTTATGCTGGGGTGCATAGTAGGTGGATTATG GGTAATGCTACAGGAGGTGAGCGTGCCCGAAATGCGGGAAATCAAGCTAATGGCCTGATAGACTTTGCATTGGATTTTATCTCAAAAAAATCAGTCCTTCCAGATCAGCCACCATCTG CTCCAATTGGACGGATTTACACAGCACAGTTTGGCAAGGAGAACGAAGTTCAGGGCTTTTCAGAAGAAGGTGGGAGGTTTGTTCCCAGCGAAAAGGTGCTGGGATTGAGGAGAAAATTAATCAAGTTTATGGAAGATCACATTTATCCTTTGGAAAATGAGTTCTACAAGCTTGCTCAGTCCTCGTCACGTTGGACAGTGCATCCAGAAGAGGAGAGGTTGAAGGCAATGGCAAAGAAAGAAGGACTTTGGAACTTATGGATACct CTAGATAGTGCTGAAAGAGCGAGAAAACTTATCTTTAATGGAAGTAACTCTGCTGTCTCCAACAATACACATGATCAATTACTTGGTGCAGGCCTCTCAAACCTTGAATATGGTTACCTTTGTGAGATCATGGGCCGTTCTGTTTGGGCTCCGCAAGTGTTCAATTGTGGTGCGCCTGACACTGGAAATATGGAG GTATTGCTGCGGTATGGGAACAAAGAACAACTACTGGAATGGCTCATTCCACTGCTTGAAGGAAAGATCCGTTCTGGATTTGCAATGACAGAACCACAGGTTGCATCATCCGATGCTACAAATATCGAGTGTTCTATTAGAAG GCAAGGTGATTCATATATCATCAATGGGAAAAAGTGGTGGACAAGTGGCGCCATGGATCCAAGGTGTAGAGTTCTTATAGTGATG GGAAAGACTGACTTCACTGCTCCCCAACATAGGCAGCAGTCCATGATCTTAGTGGATGTTCAGACTCCAGGTGTACACATAAAGAGACCACTAATGGTTTTTGGCTTTGATGATGCACCTCATGGTCATGCTGaaatttcatttgaaaatgtACGTGTGCCTGCAAAGAATATACTACTGGGCGAAGGACGTGGGTTTGAAATTGCGCAG GGTAGACTGGGTCCTGGAAGATTGCACCATTGCATGAGATTGATTGGTGCTGCTGAGCGTGGAATGCAACTGATGGTTCAAAGGGCTCTCAATAGAAGAGCGTTTGGAAAATTGATTGCCGAGCATGGTTCATTTCGTTCAGATATTGCAAAG TGCCGAGTAGAACTGGAGAAAACCAGACTGTTGGTTTTGGAGGCTGCCGACCAGCTTGATAGGCTTGGGAACAAAAAGGCTCGTGGAACTATTGCAATGGCCAAG GTAGCAGCTCCAAACATGGCATTGAAGGTTCTTGACATGGCAATGCAAGTACATGGGGCAGCAGGCCTATCGTCAGATACCGTTTTGGCACATCTTTGGGCTACAGCAAGAACACTGAGAATTGCAGATGGCCCTGATGAAGTCCACTTGGGTACCATTGCCAAGTTAGAGTTACAGAGAGCTAAGCTCTGA
- the LOC8278764 gene encoding putative pectinesterase/pectinesterase inhibitor 28 encodes MAYGYDNGSVAEAAARKKKFAVIGVSSIILVAMVVAVAVGVNDGKEKGGESSPLSGSSGQLSTSTKSIQAICQPTDYKQTCEDSLNKAAGNTSDPHKLVQAGFQVAIDALKVAIENSTTLKEVAKDPMAKQALDNCKELMNTAISDLKTSFQQVGDFDISKLDEYVANLKIWLSATITYQQTCLDGFDNTTGPAGQKMKEILSTSSQLTSNGLAMVTGLSSILQDLDLSGLTGRKLLAQGNDNFPSWLSPAKRRLLAQTPATIKPNMVVAQDGSGQYKTINEAIKNIPKSGNSTFVLYIKEGVYKEVVTFSRSLTHIMLIGDGPTKTKITGDLSFAGGVQIYKTATVSVSGSHFMAKDIGFENSAGATGHQAIALKVQSDMSVFYNCQIDGYQNTLFSHTYRQFYRECTITGTIDFISGDAAAVFQNCKMVVRKPLENQRCTITAQGRNNTREPTGFVLQNCTITAEKDYLPVKLDSPSFLGRPWKPYSRTIVMQSSIDDIIDPKGWAPWMGTFGIDTCSLSEYGNRGPGATLTSRVTWKGIVKLSPQDAEAFTAGKFLEGDSWIAATGVPYTSGMMKV; translated from the exons ATGGCTTACGGGTATGATAATGGCTCCGTCGCGGAAGCAGCTGCTAGGAAAAAGAAGTTCGCCGTCATTGGTGTTTCATCTATTATCCTAGTAGCCATGGTGGTTGCTGTGGCAGTGGGTGTCAATGATGGCAAAGAAAAAGGTGGTGAGTCCTCACCGTTGAGTGGCTCTAGCGGTCAGCTATCCACCTCAACAAAATCAATCCAAGCCATTTGCCAACCTACTGATTATAAACAAACCTGCGAGGATAGTCTGAACAAAGCTGCAGGTAACACCAGCGATCCTCACAAGCTTGTTCAGGCTGGTTTCCAGGTTGCCATTGATGCTCTTAAAGTTGCCATTGAAAATTCCACAACATTGAAGGAAGTTGCCAAGGATCCTATGGCTAAACAAGCCCTTGATAATTGTAAAGAATTGATGAACACTGCCATCAGTGATCTCAAGACTTCCTTTCAGCAGGTTGGAGATTTTGATATCAGCAAGCTAGATGAGTACGTTGCTAATCTCAAAATCTGGCTTAGCGCCACAATCACTTACCAGCAAACTTGTTTGGATGGATTTGATAACACCACTGGCCCAGCTGGACAGAAAATGAAGGAGATCTTGAGCACTTCTAGTCAGCTTACTAGCAATGGCCTTGCCATGGTTACTGGCCTTTCTTCAATCCTTCAGGATTTGGACCTTTCAGGATTGACTGGTCGCAAGCTCTTAGCACAAGGCAATGATAATTTTCCATCCTGGCTTTCCCCAGCTAAAAGGAGACTCCTTGCTCAAACTCCAGCAACAATTAAGCCTAATATGGTTGTTGCTCAAGATGGAAGTGGCCAGTACAAGACTATTAACGAGGCAATAAAGAATATCCCTAAGAGCGGAAACTCAACCTTCGTTCTCTACATTAAGGAAGGAGTCTACAAGGAGGTTGTCACCTTCTCCAGAAGCTTGACCCACATCATGCTAATCGGTGATGGTCCTACAAAAACTAAGATCACTGGAGACCTCAGCTTTGCCGGTGGCGTCCAGATATACAAAACCGCAACAGTCT CGGTCAGTGGAAGCCACTTCATGGCCAAGGACATTGGATTCGAGAACTCAGCAGGAGCTACTGGGCACCAGGCTATAGCACTGAAGGTACAATCTGATATGTCCGTCTTCTACAACTGCCAAATTGATGGCTACCAAAATACACTCTTTTCCCACACTTATCGCCAATTCTACCGTGAATGCACCATCACCGGCACTATCGACTTCATATCCGGTGACGCCGCCGCAGTTTTCCAGAACTGCAAGATGGTAGTGAGGAAGCCATTGGAAAACCAACGATGTACGATTACAGCACAAGGAAGGAACAACACCCGTGAACCTACCGGCTTCGTCCTTCAAAACTGCACTATCACAGCAGAGAAAGATTACTTGCCAGTAAAGCTCGACAGCCCATCCTTCCTTGGCCGTCCATGGAAGCCGTACTCAAGAACCATCGTCATGCAATCTTCTATTGATGACATAATTGATCCAAAAGGATGGGCTCCATGGATGGGTACTTTTGGCATTGACACTTGCTCATTGTCTGAGTATGGGAATAGAGGACCCGGTGCAACTCTGACAAGCAGAGTTACATGGAAGGGTATTGTTAAGCTCTCTCCCCAAGATGCAGAAGCTTTCACCGCTGGTAAGTTCCTGGAGGGAGATAGTTGGATTGCGGCCACCGGAGTGCCCTATACTTCCGGGATGATGAAAGTGTAG
- the LOC8278763 gene encoding condensin-2 complex subunit H2 gives MTLHKEKEQPPKKIHTVQAERDLEANWDVDLAKKLEDYLLKLCSGEITSDDNVSVNFAEAALLLQGSVQVYSRKVEYLYNLVLHALDFLSQKRQQEQTEGTSFQPEQNGSNAASDEESDQFWVSDDVPVEARNSLDASTSKDDSLYHFVKPPANLIVLEGDCLNTTGDGGELDSYLLATNDLYRDFILLDPCDADAVNDFFNGDETGKGLNSTCKGSSPRKSFQSPSRRSGGTARKSSLGKNQDAKLNQTPVADCIFGDNSSKVVPNPHTCNGLDMDDDYSEPRNWEGSDDDNNDDDPWKPLNPHEPGTLKVKPFRKVKPYRRNVVKSARQTSITTMFPLARMRGTISPELTEIWEARFSRSEKTESADSPPLYEKLRQSLSNGGYNNSDTFGNAENDDEGNEHDSGVPDFGQPDDDIPENMYMDEDLHHEKYDDSSTHFDINEAFGNEDPSSQASLEDLCRSHLDALLANIAETEKQTELATRVSSWKQKIEHNLEEQDSRPSFDIHAYGERILDKLSLEANGENVMSFADVVKGQEKHDVARTFSALLQLVNNGDVNLERSGVGGMSVCYTAMNPFHIQLLNHDKRRKDLQFRLSKKRVKSPLRRGCNKGSGDKSGKETSPSINSSQLNGNFTVKLGKIGGARCTPESKKRRRARFVEPVDIHSSR, from the exons ATGACTCTCcacaaagaaaaagagcaGCCTCCAAAAAAAATCCACACAGTGCAAGCAGAGCGTGACCTAGAAGCCAATTGGGATGTCGATCTTGCCAAAAAGCTCGAAGATTACCTTTTAAAGCTTTGCTCCGGTGAAATTACCTCCGACGATAACGTCTCCGTTAATTTCGCTGAAG ctGCTTTGTTACTACAAGGTTCAGTTCAAGTGTATAGCAGAAAGGTCGAGTATCTATACAACTTGGTTTTACATGCTTTGGACTTCCTTTCTCAAAAGAG GCAACAAGAGCAAACAGAGGGTACATCTTTCCAGCCTGAGCAAAATGGTTCCAATGCAGCTTCTGATGAAGAAAGTGATCAGTTCTGGGTCTCAGATGATGTTCCAG TGGAAGCAAGGAATAGCTTAGATGCTTCAACCAGCAAAGATGATTCTCTCTATCACTTTGTAAAACCGCCAGCAAATCTTATTGTTCTTGAAGGTGATTGCTTAAATACAACTGGTGATGGCGGGGAACTGGATTCATACCTG TTAGCCACCAATGATCTCTACAGggattttattcttttagacCCATGTGATGCTGACGCAGTGAATGATTTCTTCAATGGAGATGAAACTGGAAAAGGACTAAATAGTACTTGTAAGGGAAGCTCCCCCCGCAAGAGCTTCCAGTCCCCCTCAAGACGTTCAGGAGGGACTGCACGTAAGTCATCTCTTGGAAAGAACCAGGATGCAAAACTCAACCAAACTCCTGTGGCTGATTGTATTTTTGGTGATAATAGCTCTAAAGTGGTGCCCAATCCTCACACCTGTAATGGACTTGATATGGATGACGATTATTCTGAACCCAGGAACTGGGAAGGTTcagatgatgataataatgatgatgacCCATGGAAGCCTTTAAATCCTCATGAGCCTGGGACTTTAAAGGTGAAACCTTTCAGAAAAG TAAAACCTTACCGAAGGAATGTGGTAAAATCCGCTAGGCAGACCTCTATAACTACTATGTTTCCACTTGCAAGGATGCGTGGTACTATCAGTCCTGAGCTCACAGAAATATGGGAAGCACGTTTTAGCAGATCTGAAAAAACTGAAAGTGCAGATTCTCCTCCTTTATATGAAAAG CTAAGGCAATCGCTGAGTAATGGAGGTTATAATAATAGTGACACTTTTGGCAATGCTGAGAATGACGATGAAGGCAATGAGCATGACAGTGGCGTCCCAGATTTTGGGCAGCCTGATGATGATATACCAGAAAATATGTATATGGATGAAGATCTTCATCATGAAAAG TATGACGATAGCTCTACTCACTTCGACATCAATGAAGCTTTTGGAAATGAAGATCCAAGCTCCCAAGCAAGCCTGGAAGATCTTTGTCGCTCTCACCTG GATGCTCTCCTTGCTAACATAGCTGAAACAGAGAAGCAGACTGAATTAGCTACTCGGGTTTCGTCATGGAAACAGAAAATAGAGCATAACTTGGAAGAGCAA GATTCACGCCCTTCGTTTGATATTCATGCCTATGGTGAAAGAATTCTTGACAAATTATCCCTGGAAGCAAATGGTGAAAACGTCATGTCCTTTGCTGATGTTGTGAAGGGCCAAGAGAAGCATGATGTGGCTCGAACATTCTCTGCACTTCTTCAGCtg GTGAATAATGGAGACGTCAATTTGGAGAGAAGTGGGGTAGGTGGTATGTCTGTCTGTTACACAGCCATGAATCCTTTCCATATTCAGCTTCTTAACCATGACAAGAGACGGAAAGACCTACAATTTCGACTGTCAAAAAAGCGAGTAAAATCACCATTAAGGAGAGGTTGTAACAAGGGTTCAGGGGATAAGTCTGGCAAAGAGACATCTCCAAGCATTAATTCATCACAACTTAACGGCAATTTTACTGTGAAACTTGGGAAGATTGGTGGTGCAAGATGCACccctgaaagcaagaagagacgGAGAGCTCGATTTGTTGAACCAGTAGACATACACTCATCAAGGTAA